One uncultured Carboxylicivirga sp. genomic window, GTCATATTTGGCAAAACATGGAGTTGATGCTAACAATATAGCAGGATTAATACCATTTAGTGGCCATACAATTACTCATTTCACAGTTCGTGCTGAGAGAGGAATTCCAGGAGAACAAGCCATTGTAGATAGTTTAGCACCTCTTTATCATGTGCGGGCAGATGCATCACCTTTGTTGTTGATAACAGGTGACAGAGAAATGGAAATGTTAGGAAGATATGAAGAAAATGCCTACTTGATGAGAATGATGAAGGTTATTGGCCATAAGGATACTCGTTTATTCGAATTGGATGGTTATGGCCATGGAATGACAGAACCTGCTTTTCCATTGTTGATCAACGAAGTAAACAGGATTGTAAAGCTGCATAAAGATAGTGCAAATCAATAGATCAAGTCTGATACACAACCATGCGAAAAACTAACCAGGCAATCAAGGACAAACAGATTATTGATGAAATATTTCAGAATTCAACCATTTGTCGGTTGGCAATGATGGATGATGAGTATCCCTATATAGTTCCTATGAACTTTGGATATGATAATGACCATTTATACTTGCATAGTGCCAATGAGGGACATAAAATTGAATTGTTAAGTAGCAATCCAGGAGTTTGTTTTGAAGTTGAAGAATCGGCTGAAATCATTAAAAATGAGCTTGTCTGTAAATGGTCAACAGCTTATCGATCAATTATAGGTTATGGAAAGGTTGAATTTATAGTTGATAATGACGAGAAAGAGAAGGCTTTAGCCATCATTATGAAGCATAATGGTTCAGATACTGTTTCTGTTTTCGATTCAAGACAATTTAATGCCGTAAGTGTATTTAAACTTCACATTGAATCATTGACAGCCAAGAAATCAAATAATTGGGATGTGTATAATGAAATCCATTTATTGAAGATTGAAACAGAACGCTTGTTATTGGAAGAAATCTCGTTGGATGATCTGGAAGATATCTACCAGTTGAATATTATACCTGAGGTAGATGAGTTTAATACCTTAGGTATACCTGATTCAGTTGAAGTAACAAAAAAACAGATTGAGTCGATAATAAAAGCAAGAAGCAATAAACCAAGAGGATCGTATACCTGGAAAATTGTGATCAGGGAAACTGGTGAATTCATTGGAATGTCAGGGATGTTTCTTTCTAACGACAAGTTTAAATTGGGTGAAATCTATTATAAGTTGCATCCTTCACATTGGGGAAAAGGTTATGCTACAGAAGTTGCCCGAGAACTTGTTAAAACCGGATTCAATGTCTTTGATTTACACAAAGTAGAGGCTGGTGTGGCTTCTCAAAATAGTCGGTCAATAAA contains:
- a CDS encoding GNAT family N-acetyltransferase, whose amino-acid sequence is MRKTNQAIKDKQIIDEIFQNSTICRLAMMDDEYPYIVPMNFGYDNDHLYLHSANEGHKIELLSSNPGVCFEVEESAEIIKNELVCKWSTAYRSIIGYGKVEFIVDNDEKEKALAIIMKHNGSDTVSVFDSRQFNAVSVFKLHIESLTAKKSNNWDVYNEIHLLKIETERLLLEEISLDDLEDIYQLNIIPEVDEFNTLGIPDSVEVTKKQIESIIKARSNKPRGSYTWKIVIRETGEFIGMSGMFLSNDKFKLGEIYYKLHPSHWGKGYATEVARELVKTGFNVFDLHKVEAGVASQNSRSIKVLEKAGMTREGLRRKILPIRGEWIDNYHYAIVNDDPRDY